AAAATAGCAGAGGGAATGTTGATTTATGGAGATGAGGGGATGGACCTTCTTGGTTTCATGCCCAGGCATGAACACTTGgcaattttttttaaaaaataaaaataaaacaacaATGACAAATGACAAATGACAAATGACAAATGAGGGATGAGAGCTTAACTACTATAAGAGGAAAACAAATAGCAACCAAATAGTAAATACCTACCAGGCCTTGCAAAAACATGTGGAAAGGGACAGACACTAAGTGGATATTAGGTATCGTTCGCAGTGTAGGTATCTACTACTTCCTTACAATTTTCTCCAAGTTATACGCAACTATCTggctatatactattaagaCTTGAAGCTCGAAGGGCTTTGGTTTCTTCCTGACACCTCACTCGATAAGCTCATTATGAATGGTAGTATTATTGAGTTATTTGACTTGCATCGCTGCAAATTTTTGTTCTAAGACTATCGGCAACTCGTCCTTGCACTGAACCTTGTGGGTGAGGTATTCCGCTTTTTacattaatattaatatgtacatcatcaccagcagaGTGGTATTTATTTGAAATGATATTGTCCCAAAAGATACTAAGGCACCATTTGCGTCTCTCAAGAGTCTCATGACGTAACCGCCGAGGAACAGCCAACTTCCAAGTCACGCGATGCAACAACCCAGTTAAAATATCTCATCCAATACCGGTTGATCGGGCGAGCCAAAACTCAAAAGGCTGCTGCAAATCGAGATCATCCAGATTACCCGTTGAGCGTATAAGTATATTGGGATCGTCTAGCCTGTGCCTCGCCAGCCCGAATACCACTCCATCTACCCGTTATCggtgcttgtgcttgtttGCTCCTAACCAACGgccgccagccagccaggcATGCATAACACAACCATACTGTAGCGACAGCCACAACCAAGCCGTCCACCCTTCATCAATAGCAACGATGCAATACACTCCTTTTGCTTCGGATATTGAACTTCCATTTTACACTGCACTAGCGTCGCATAAGATCAACCATGACAAACTGGATGCCTCCGCTCGCAAAGTCCTTGGGCTTTATGAGATACGCCCCGCAGAGGCTCCAAATGCCTCATGCAGAATGCAGATACATGGGAACGCCCTCACCAACAATGAGTGAGCGCCAAGCTGTTCAATAGTTATAGCGGATGGGTTAGTCATATTTCTAACTAGCTATAACACAGTGCCCCAGCTAGCTATTACCGAGCAGAAGGCATCATAAAGAACGTTAATACCGTCGAGGAGTATGCAAATATCGACAAGATGGGAGTGCTCCGACAATCTGGGAAAACGGTCAGTTAAGCCACAGTTAACGTTTTATCAAGGCAGTAATAACATCATGTTGCCAGATATGGGATGCCATCGACGACGGCACAATTTATTCATGCCCCTCTCTGCTGTCCTCTTTCATCGTTATCTCCTACGCTGATCTCAAAAAATATAAGTTTCATTATTGGTTTGCATTCCCGGCTCTTCATTCGGATCCCTCTTGGGTCCCTTTGAAGGACAGAAATGCGAAGACCCGCCTGAAATCCGCGGATGCACGAGGTACAGCAACAGAACTACCCAGTACAGAAAACTCAACACTCGCCGAATCAGTGCAAGAGTGGGCGCGTGGTGTGGATTCTCGACAACGCGGATTTTTCCTAGCACAGAGGATTAGAGCACACGAGGACCATCCCGTTTCCTGGAGGATCGCACCACTCTCAAGCTACGAGGATGGATTTTTTAAGGGCGCCAAATTTGAAGACTGTTTCACCTGTTTCGCTGATCCCTCAAATTACGAGGAATCACCTGGCTGGATGCTACGGAATCTGCTTATCCTTGTAAAACGACGGTGGAGACTCACAAAGGTGCAGATATTACGGTATTGCCATGGATCATCCCAACGTGACCGGGGTCGCAGCATTGCGATAACACTGGGGATGAAGGAATCACCGCTGGTTGCGTCGCCAGCTAATGACAATGAAATGCCTAAAGTAACGGGATGGGAGCGCAATCCGGCAGGGAAACTGGCAGGAAGGGTTGTTGATCTCACGGAATATTTGGATCCTAAGAGGTACAGTGGCATTAAAACCAATGTATTTGAACAAACGCTGATTCTACTTCTATTACAAAGGCTCGCTGATCAATCTGTTGACCTCAATCTCAAGCTTATGAAATGGCGAATCAGCCCAAATCTTGACCTCGAAAAAATCAAAGATACCAAGTGCCTTCTACTTGGTGCAGGGACTCTTGGCAGCTACGTTGCCCGGAATTTAATGGTTTGAGTCCCCACGGTCTACAAATACGCGGTATA
This is a stretch of genomic DNA from Aspergillus puulaauensis MK2 DNA, chromosome 8, nearly complete sequence. It encodes these proteins:
- the ATG7 gene encoding putative autophagy ubiquitin-activating enzyme ApgG (COG:H;~EggNog:ENOG410PG9W;~InterPro:IPR035985,IPR000594,IPR042523,IPR042522, IPR032197,IPR006285;~PFAM:PF16420,PF00899;~go_component: GO:0005737 - cytoplasm [Evidence IEA];~go_function: GO:0008641 - ubiquitin-like modifier activating enzyme activity [Evidence IEA];~go_process: GO:0006914 - autophagy [Evidence IEA]), whose protein sequence is MQYTPFASDIELPFYTALASHKINHDKLDASARKVLGLYEIRPAEAPNASCRMQIHGNALTNNDAPASYYRAEGIIKNVNTVEEYANIDKMGVLRQSGKTIWDAIDDGTIYSCPSLLSSFIVISYADLKKYKFHYWFAFPALHSDPSWVPLKDRNAKTRLKSADARGTATELPSTENSTLAESVQEWARGVDSRQRGFFLAQRIRAHEDHPVSWRIAPLSSYEDGFFKGAKFEDCFTCFADPSNYEESPGWMLRNLLILVKRRWRLTKVQILRYCHGSSQRDRGRSIAITLGMKESPLVASPANDNEMPKVTGWERNPAGKLAGRVVDLTEYLDPKRLADQSVDLNLKLMKWRISPNLDLEKIKDTKCLLLGAGTLGSYVARNLMAWGVRKITFIDNGTVSFSNPVRQPLFNFADCLNGGSKKAYRASQSLSEIYPGVDSVGHVLAVPMAGHPVLDTEKTRTDFEVLKKLINDHDAIFLLMDTRESRWLPTVMGKAAGKIVMNAALGFDTFVVMRHGVANGENPEEELGCYFCNDVVAPMNSQKDQTLDQQCTVTRPGIAAIASAHLVELLVSLLQHPLGAAAEAPQPQDDKDGHPLGLVPHQIRGFLSRFENISVVGRSYKYCSACSETIINEYKRMGWDFVQRALNEEGYVEELSGLKEVQETAEATLADIEWDEDSELEEIAAPGGN